Proteins encoded by one window of Erythrobacter sp.:
- a CDS encoding glycoside hydrolase family 3 C-terminal domain-containing protein produces the protein MTGRFSTALLLAGAAFTTVFAPLAAPVAAQDVPAIERPMADAPYWDAALPVEARVADLLSRMTLEEKIAQIISVWDTKGDIQNADHTFAPELAAQVYPHGIGQIARPSDTSGPSSPREVRRRSIEESVQYVIDAQRWAMEETRLGIPILFHEESLHGFAARDATAFPQSIGLASTWNPDLVREINDLIAAEVRARGVHLVLSPVVDVARDPRWGRIEETFGEDPFLVGELGVASVEGLSGPGTDGRIGDGQVLATLKHMTGHGQPESGTNVGPAQISERTLREMFFPPFEQVVRRTNIGAVMASYNEIDGIPSHSNSWLLNDVLRGEWGFDGAVVSDYYAIEDMARLHRIVPDYAAAGELALRSGVDVDLPQGDGFENLAQSVAAGRVSMAAIDQAVSRFLTLKFEAGLFDDPWPDMEEALRSNTEEGVALARRAAEQSLVLLQNDGTLPLAMPAGGADRPTIAVIGPNADVARLGGYYGEPRATVSPLEGIRALVGDRAEIVHSQGVVITENDDWWADEVTLGDPAENRRRIAAAVEVARNADTIVLFIGDTEQTSREGWAPTHLGDRTSLDLVGEQNELLDALAALGKPIVTVLVNGRPPSYPNVAERSNAVLETWYAGEQQGHAIADALFGRVNPGGRLPVTVARNVGQVPNFYNYKPSARRGYLFDEVTPLYPFGHGLSYTTFEYGTPTLSAASIAAGQGVTVRVPVTNSGAMAGDEVVQVYLRDVISSVTRPVKELVGFERVTIAPGETVMVDIAIRPEAFMLWNRDMERVVEPGEFTIMVGPSSVDLTELTLTVAE, from the coding sequence ATGACGGGTCGCTTTTCGACCGCGCTGCTGTTGGCAGGCGCTGCTTTTACCACTGTATTCGCTCCTCTGGCCGCTCCGGTAGCGGCGCAGGACGTGCCCGCCATCGAGAGGCCGATGGCCGATGCACCCTACTGGGATGCCGCGCTTCCTGTCGAGGCGCGCGTGGCGGACCTCCTGTCGCGGATGACGCTGGAAGAGAAGATCGCCCAGATCATCAGCGTCTGGGACACCAAGGGCGATATCCAGAACGCCGATCACACCTTCGCGCCCGAACTGGCGGCGCAGGTCTATCCGCACGGCATCGGCCAGATCGCTCGTCCCAGCGACACCAGCGGACCTTCTTCCCCGCGCGAAGTGCGTCGCCGCTCGATTGAGGAGTCTGTGCAATATGTCATCGACGCGCAGCGCTGGGCGATGGAGGAAACCCGGCTGGGCATTCCGATCCTTTTCCACGAAGAGTCGCTGCACGGCTTTGCCGCGCGCGATGCCACCGCCTTTCCGCAATCGATCGGCCTTGCCAGCACATGGAATCCGGACCTCGTGCGGGAGATCAACGATCTCATCGCCGCCGAGGTGCGGGCGCGCGGCGTCCACCTCGTACTCTCCCCCGTGGTGGACGTCGCGCGAGACCCGCGCTGGGGACGGATCGAGGAGACTTTCGGTGAGGACCCGTTCCTCGTCGGCGAACTGGGTGTCGCTTCGGTCGAGGGGCTCAGCGGCCCCGGCACCGACGGACGGATCGGCGATGGGCAGGTGCTCGCCACGCTCAAGCACATGACCGGCCACGGCCAGCCCGAAAGCGGCACCAATGTCGGCCCGGCGCAGATCTCCGAACGAACCTTACGCGAAATGTTCTTCCCCCCGTTCGAGCAGGTGGTGCGGCGCACCAACATCGGCGCGGTGATGGCGAGCTATAACGAGATCGACGGGATTCCCAGCCACTCGAACTCATGGCTGCTCAACGACGTTCTGCGCGGCGAATGGGGCTTCGATGGTGCGGTGGTGAGCGATTACTACGCCATCGAGGACATGGCGCGGCTGCACCGGATCGTGCCCGACTATGCGGCGGCGGGCGAACTGGCGCTGCGCTCCGGCGTGGACGTGGACCTGCCGCAGGGCGACGGGTTCGAGAACCTGGCGCAAAGCGTTGCCGCCGGGCGGGTGTCGATGGCGGCGATCGATCAAGCCGTATCACGCTTCCTGACGCTGAAGTTTGAAGCCGGACTGTTCGACGATCCGTGGCCTGACATGGAAGAGGCCCTGCGCTCCAATACCGAGGAAGGTGTGGCGCTGGCCCGCCGGGCGGCGGAGCAATCGCTGGTGCTGTTGCAGAACGATGGCACCCTGCCGCTCGCCATGCCCGCAGGTGGTGCGGATCGCCCGACCATCGCGGTGATCGGCCCCAACGCCGATGTTGCGCGGCTGGGCGGCTACTACGGCGAACCGCGCGCCACCGTCTCACCGCTCGAAGGGATCCGCGCGCTGGTGGGCGATCGGGCCGAGATCGTGCATTCGCAAGGCGTCGTCATTACCGAAAACGACGACTGGTGGGCGGATGAAGTCACGCTGGGCGATCCGGCAGAAAACCGCCGCCGCATCGCCGCCGCTGTCGAAGTGGCGCGCAATGCCGACACCATCGTGCTGTTCATCGGCGATACCGAACAGACCAGCCGCGAAGGCTGGGCACCCACGCACCTGGGCGATCGCACCAGTCTCGACCTCGTCGGCGAGCAGAACGAACTGCTCGATGCGCTGGCCGCACTGGGCAAGCCGATCGTCACCGTGCTGGTGAACGGCCGCCCGCCGAGCTACCCGAACGTGGCCGAACGGTCCAATGCGGTGCTCGAAACCTGGTACGCCGGCGAGCAGCAGGGCCACGCGATTGCCGATGCGCTGTTCGGGCGGGTCAATCCGGGCGGGCGCTTGCCGGTGACGGTGGCGCGCAATGTCGGGCAGGTACCCAACTTCTACAACTACAAGCCGAGCGCGCGGCGCGGCTACCTGTTTGACGAAGTGACGCCGCTCTACCCGTTCGGCCACGGGCTCAGCTACACCACTTTCGAATACGGTACGCCCACGCTGTCCGCCGCCAGCATTGCCGCAGGGCAGGGCGTGACGGTGCGGGTGCCCGTAACCAACTCCGGGGCGATGGCGGGCGATGAAGTGGTGCAGGTCTACCTGCGCGACGTG
- a CDS encoding alpha-glucuronidase, with protein sequence MMRGRELVNRFCAALIAFVLAAAGVPAAAEDGYNLWLRYAPLEEAQADAARPYVGRGVHLLADHTPRVEAALQELGRAARTMTGSEVSPHPRLTLALADRLYPMWERSIADMEGAAPGAFSIRRQDDSRLVIAANDDLGLLYGTFAMLRHLQETGTLEGVDQFTAPAMSLRLLNHWDNPDGHVERGYAGRSIFDWWHLPERLDQRMIDYARANASIGINGVVVNNVNASAMMLEPRYIARLARLADAWRPYGIRVYLSARFSAPRDIGGLATADPLDPAVAAWWQAKADEIYAAIPDFGGFLVKANSEGQPGPQDYGRTHADGANMMAAAVGDRGTVIWRAFVYSAEDETDRAAQAYAEFVPLDGQFASNVIVQVKNGPIDFQPREPFHPMFGAMPNTRLMLEAQITKEYLGFASHLAYLAPMWEEVLDADTGRGGSVADVIAPVGMAGVANIGSDRNWSGSDFDQANWYAFGRLAWDPTLTSEQIAREWSAQTFSREPEFVEAVVPMMMGSREAVVDYMTPLGLAHLMGTGHHYGPAPWVCDLARPEWNPCYYHRADAQGIGFDRTASGSDALAQYAPSVAAQWSDPREIDPAYLLWFRRVGWDHPMPSGRPLWEELIARYDRGVAAAEAMRSTWAELSDYVDPQRHRAVSENLTIQAQEASWWRDASIAYWQSLNGLPLPSGTRPPAHSLEHYQALAFPEAPGN encoded by the coding sequence ATGATGAGAGGAAGAGAGCTTGTCAATCGCTTCTGCGCGGCACTGATCGCGTTTGTGCTGGCTGCGGCGGGAGTGCCCGCGGCGGCCGAGGACGGGTATAACCTGTGGCTGCGCTACGCGCCGCTGGAGGAAGCCCAAGCCGATGCGGCGCGACCCTATGTCGGGAGAGGCGTGCATCTTCTGGCGGATCATACACCGCGAGTCGAAGCAGCCTTGCAGGAACTTGGACGCGCCGCACGAACGATGACCGGTAGCGAAGTATCTCCCCATCCGCGCCTCACCCTGGCACTGGCAGACAGGCTGTATCCGATGTGGGAGCGCAGTATCGCCGATATGGAGGGCGCAGCTCCCGGTGCGTTCTCGATCCGCAGGCAGGACGATAGCAGGCTCGTGATTGCGGCGAATGACGACCTCGGCCTACTCTACGGCACTTTCGCCATGCTGCGGCACCTGCAAGAAACCGGGACCCTCGAAGGCGTCGATCAGTTCACCGCCCCCGCCATGTCGCTGCGGCTGCTCAACCACTGGGACAATCCCGATGGCCATGTCGAGCGCGGCTATGCCGGGCGGTCGATCTTCGACTGGTGGCACCTGCCCGAACGGCTGGACCAGCGGATGATCGACTACGCCCGCGCCAATGCCTCGATCGGCATCAACGGGGTGGTCGTGAACAACGTCAACGCCAGCGCCATGATGCTGGAGCCGCGCTATATCGCCCGGCTGGCGCGGCTTGCCGATGCGTGGCGGCCCTATGGCATCCGCGTCTATCTCTCCGCGCGCTTTTCGGCCCCGCGCGATATCGGCGGGCTGGCGACGGCCGATCCGCTCGATCCGGCGGTGGCAGCATGGTGGCAGGCCAAAGCGGACGAAATCTACGCTGCGATTCCCGATTTCGGCGGCTTCCTGGTCAAGGCCAATTCCGAAGGTCAGCCCGGCCCGCAGGACTATGGCCGCACCCATGCCGACGGCGCGAACATGATGGCCGCAGCAGTCGGCGACCGGGGCACGGTGATCTGGCGCGCTTTCGTCTATTCGGCCGAGGACGAGACCGACCGCGCCGCGCAGGCCTACGCCGAATTCGTGCCGCTCGACGGGCAGTTCGCCAGCAATGTGATCGTGCAGGTGAAGAACGGCCCGATCGATTTCCAGCCGCGCGAGCCGTTCCACCCGATGTTCGGAGCGATGCCCAACACCCGGCTGATGCTCGAAGCGCAGATCACCAAGGAATACCTCGGCTTTGCCAGCCACCTCGCCTACCTCGCGCCGATGTGGGAGGAAGTGCTCGACGCGGATACCGGGCGCGGCGGGAGCGTGGCAGACGTGATCGCACCGGTGGGCATGGCGGGTGTCGCCAATATCGGTTCGGACCGCAACTGGTCGGGATCGGACTTCGATCAGGCCAACTGGTATGCCTTCGGGCGGCTGGCGTGGGACCCGACCCTGACCAGCGAGCAGATCGCGCGCGAATGGTCGGCGCAGACGTTCAGCCGCGAGCCGGAATTCGTCGAAGCGGTGGTACCAATGATGATGGGCAGCCGCGAGGCGGTGGTCGATTACATGACCCCGCTCGGCCTTGCGCACCTGATGGGCACCGGCCACCACTATGGCCCCGCGCCGTGGGTTTGCGACCTCGCCCGCCCCGAGTGGAACCCGTGCTATTACCACCGCGCCGATGCGCAGGGGATCGGCTTCGACCGGACCGCGAGCGGCAGCGATGCGCTGGCGCAATATGCGCCTTCGGTAGCTGCGCAGTGGAGCGATCCGCGCGAGATCGATCCAGCCTACCTGCTGTGGTTCCGCCGCGTCGGCTGGGATCACCCGATGCCATCGGGCAGACCGCTGTGGGAGGAACTGATTGCCCGCTATGACCGCGGTGTCGCCGCCGCCGAAGCGATGCGGTCAACCTGGGCCGAGCTTTCGGATTACGTCGATCCGCAACGCCACCGCGCGGTGAGCGAGAACCTGACCATTCAGGCGCAGGAAGCGAGCTGGTGGCGCGATGCCTCCATCGCCTACTGGCAATCGCTCAACGGCCTGCCGCTGCCCTCGGGCACTCGCCCGCCTGCGCATTCACTCGAACACTACCAGGCGCTCGCTTTCCCCGAAGCCCCCGGAAACTGA
- a CDS encoding LacI family DNA-binding transcriptional regulator produces MVAQAKPLPPARHSARTPAESRGLEKTVNTRKAKGRQSGQPTISDVAREAQCSPMTVSRVINNEASVRGSTRDAVLAAIEKLNYSPNRAARSLAGGEQLRIALLFDNPSSSYLAEFLMGSLEEANRNDTQLIVQGVNEEEGDDGKQLIGKLVEAGIRGFILPPPLCDDQSVLDLIVQNGGIVVAVGPGVASGTGAEVLIDDYQAAYDMTSHIIGLGHKRIGFIIGNPEQVAASRRLNGYRAAMENAGLETDDRLIVQGRFTYRSGMDAAERLLAVDPRPTAIFASNDDMAAATVAVAHRRHLDVPSDITVCGFDDTDLASSIWPELTTIRQPIREMTAWAVSTAARLLRAKKQGEKVVQETKFMPYQLIRRASDAAPSLVAEKRK; encoded by the coding sequence ATGGTAGCGCAAGCAAAGCCCTTGCCCCCGGCGCGGCATAGCGCCAGAACGCCGGCTGAAAGCAGGGGTCTCGAAAAGACAGTGAATACGCGCAAAGCCAAAGGGCGGCAGTCCGGCCAGCCGACGATCAGCGATGTGGCGCGCGAAGCGCAATGCTCGCCGATGACGGTCAGCCGCGTCATCAACAATGAAGCCAGCGTGCGCGGCAGCACCCGCGATGCCGTGCTCGCCGCCATCGAAAAGCTTAACTACAGCCCCAACCGCGCCGCGCGAAGTCTGGCTGGCGGCGAGCAGCTGCGGATCGCGCTGCTGTTCGACAATCCCTCCAGTTCCTACCTCGCCGAATTCCTGATGGGATCGCTCGAGGAAGCCAACCGCAACGATACCCAGCTGATCGTCCAGGGCGTAAACGAGGAAGAGGGGGACGACGGCAAGCAGCTGATCGGCAAGCTGGTGGAGGCCGGAATCCGCGGCTTCATCCTGCCCCCGCCTTTGTGCGACGACCAGAGCGTGCTCGACCTGATCGTGCAGAACGGCGGGATCGTGGTGGCCGTGGGTCCGGGTGTCGCCAGCGGCACCGGCGCCGAAGTGCTGATCGACGATTACCAGGCCGCCTATGATATGACGAGCCACATCATCGGGCTGGGGCACAAGCGGATCGGCTTCATCATCGGCAACCCCGAACAGGTAGCGGCATCGCGGCGGCTGAACGGTTATCGCGCAGCAATGGAGAATGCCGGGCTGGAGACGGACGACCGGCTGATCGTGCAGGGGCGGTTTACCTATCGTTCGGGCATGGACGCGGCGGAACGGCTGCTGGCGGTCGATCCGCGCCCCACCGCGATTTTCGCCTCGAACGACGACATGGCCGCCGCCACCGTGGCCGTCGCCCATCGTCGCCATCTCGACGTGCCCAGCGACATCACCGTCTGCGGTTTCGACGACACCGATCTAGCCAGCTCGATCTGGCCCGAACTGACCACCATCCGCCAGCCGATCCGCGAAATGACCGCCTGGGCCGTCTCCACCGCCGCGCGGCTGCTGCGCGCTAAGAAGCAGGGAGAGAAGGTGGTGCAGGAAACCAAGTTCATGCCCTACCAGTTGATCCGCCGCGCGTCCGACGCCGCGCCCAGCCTGGTGGCGGAAAAGCGCAAGTGA
- a CDS encoding dihydroxy-acid dehydratase family protein produces MSDSPKRSKARKLRSRDWFANPDRMDMTALYLERFMNYGVTPEELQSGKPIIGIAQSGSDLSPCNRIHLDLAKRTRDGIRDAGGIPIEFPVHPIFENCRRPTAALDRNLLYLGLVELLNGYPIDGVVLTTGCDKTTPSQIMAASTVDIPAIVLSGGPMLDGWHEGELVGSGTVIWRSRRKLAAGEIDEAEFLERATDSAPSAGHCNSMGTASTMNAVAEALGLSLTGCAAIPAPYRERGQMAYRTGRRIVEMVLEDLKPSDILTREAFLNAIATVSVIGGSSNAQPHITAMARHAGVELEASVWQDHGYDLPLLVNMQPAGKYLGERFHRAGGVPAAMWELLQAGKLHGGVRTCTGTTLAENLALRESGDREMIRPFADPLMDSAGFLVLSGNLFDFAIMKTSVISAEFRQRYLSQPGNEGVFEARAIVFDGSDDYHHRIDDPELAIDEDCILVIRGSGVIGWPGSAEVVNMQPPERMIRAGKQWLPTLGDGRQSGTSDSPSILNVSPESAVGGGLSWLRTGDVIRVDLNARTCNALVDEAEIARRKAEDPAPPVPPSQTPWEELYREKTGQLGEGGVMEFALKYRGTSRKLPRHNH; encoded by the coding sequence GTGAGCGACTCGCCCAAGAGATCCAAGGCCCGAAAGCTGCGCAGCCGGGACTGGTTCGCCAATCCCGATCGCATGGACATGACCGCGCTCTATCTGGAGCGGTTCATGAATTACGGGGTGACGCCCGAAGAATTGCAGAGCGGCAAGCCGATCATCGGTATTGCCCAGTCGGGCAGCGATCTTTCCCCCTGCAACCGCATCCACCTCGATCTTGCCAAGCGCACGCGCGATGGCATTCGCGATGCGGGCGGGATCCCCATCGAGTTCCCCGTCCATCCGATTTTCGAAAACTGTCGCCGACCGACAGCTGCGCTCGATCGCAACCTGCTCTATCTCGGGCTGGTCGAACTGCTCAACGGCTACCCGATCGACGGCGTGGTGCTCACCACCGGCTGCGACAAGACCACGCCGAGCCAGATCATGGCCGCGAGCACGGTGGATATTCCCGCCATCGTCCTCTCCGGCGGGCCGATGCTCGACGGCTGGCACGAGGGCGAACTGGTGGGCTCCGGCACCGTGATCTGGCGCAGCCGCCGCAAGCTGGCAGCAGGCGAGATCGACGAGGCGGAGTTCCTCGAACGCGCCACCGACAGTGCGCCCAGCGCCGGCCACTGCAATTCGATGGGCACGGCGAGCACGATGAACGCCGTGGCCGAAGCGCTCGGCCTGTCGCTTACCGGCTGTGCAGCGATCCCTGCGCCCTATCGCGAGCGCGGGCAGATGGCCTACCGCACCGGGCGGCGCATCGTGGAAATGGTGCTGGAGGACCTCAAGCCTTCGGATATCCTGACGCGCGAGGCTTTCCTCAATGCGATTGCCACGGTCAGCGTGATCGGCGGCTCCTCCAATGCGCAGCCGCACATCACCGCGATGGCGCGCCATGCCGGGGTCGAACTGGAAGCCAGCGTCTGGCAGGATCACGGCTACGACCTGCCGCTGCTGGTCAACATGCAGCCGGCGGGCAAGTATCTGGGCGAACGGTTCCACCGCGCGGGCGGAGTCCCGGCGGCGATGTGGGAACTGTTGCAGGCGGGCAAGCTGCACGGCGGGGTGCGCACCTGCACCGGCACCACACTGGCCGAGAACCTCGCACTGCGCGAAAGCGGCGACCGAGAGATGATCCGCCCCTTCGCCGATCCGCTGATGGACAGCGCCGGGTTCCTCGTGCTGTCGGGCAACCTGTTCGATTTCGCGATCATGAAAACTTCGGTGATCTCGGCCGAATTCCGCCAACGCTATCTCTCGCAGCCGGGCAACGAGGGCGTGTTCGAGGCCCGCGCGATCGTGTTCGACGGCTCGGACGACTACCACCACCGCATCGACGATCCGGAGCTCGCGATCGACGAGGATTGCATTCTGGTCATTCGCGGTTCGGGCGTGATCGGCTGGCCGGGGAGCGCCGAGGTCGTCAATATGCAGCCGCCCGAACGGATGATCCGCGCGGGCAAGCAATGGCTGCCGACGCTGGGTGACGGGCGGCAATCGGGCACCAGCGACAGCCCTTCGATCCTCAACGTCTCGCCCGAAAGCGCGGTGGGCGGGGGGCTGTCATGGCTGCGAACGGGGGACGTAATCCGCGTCGATCTGAACGCCCGGACCTGCAATGCGCTGGTGGATGAGGCTGAAATCGCGCGGCGCAAGGCGGAGGACCCTGCCCCGCCGGTGCCGCCGAGCCAGACGCCGTGGGAAGAACTCTACCGCGAGAAGACCGGCCAGCTTGGCGAAGGCGGAGTGATGGAATTCGCGCTCAAGTATCGCGGGACCAGCCGCAAGCTGCCCCGGCACAATCACTGA
- a CDS encoding aldose 1-epimerase produces MTVQLFAGEWHAEVRPEIGGVLSALRFNGVDVLRPMPADATDPLQSASFALVPYCNRIADGTFRWCEQMIEMPRNFPPEQHSLHGLGWQVPWEVARADSFRCTLVHRHSGSDASWPWAYRAEQRIRLGAQGCKVTLDVTNFADTPMPTGLGFHPYFRRNPETRLRFASEGMMVVDAGLIPTGERVPSKTLADWGAGTALPEVLVDHCFVHWAGKVRIEDALGTITLSARGAPNLHVYSPTDDSALCCEPVTHTPDAPNQSPGEMIVLPPGCTASVEMEISAMAA; encoded by the coding sequence ATGACGGTGCAGCTTTTTGCGGGGGAGTGGCACGCCGAAGTGCGGCCGGAAATCGGCGGGGTCCTCTCGGCGCTGCGGTTCAATGGTGTGGATGTGCTGCGCCCGATGCCTGCAGACGCGACTGACCCGCTCCAAAGCGCCTCTTTCGCGTTGGTGCCTTATTGCAACCGCATCGCCGATGGCACGTTTCGCTGGTGCGAGCAGATGATCGAAATGCCTCGCAATTTCCCGCCAGAACAGCACAGCCTTCACGGTCTCGGCTGGCAGGTGCCGTGGGAAGTGGCGCGCGCGGACAGCTTCCGCTGTACGCTGGTGCATCGCCATTCCGGTTCTGACGCCAGTTGGCCGTGGGCCTATCGCGCGGAGCAACGTATCCGGCTGGGCGCGCAGGGGTGCAAGGTCACGCTCGACGTGACCAATTTTGCTGACACGCCCATGCCCACAGGTCTCGGCTTCCACCCCTATTTCCGCCGCAACCCTGAGACCCGGCTGCGCTTCGCCAGCGAGGGCATGATGGTGGTGGATGCCGGGCTGATCCCCACCGGAGAGCGGGTGCCGTCCAAAACGCTGGCGGACTGGGGCGCGGGGACTGCGCTGCCCGAGGTGCTGGTCGATCACTGCTTCGTTCACTGGGCGGGCAAGGTGCGGATCGAGGATGCGCTGGGCACGATTACCCTGAGTGCGCGCGGTGCGCCGAACCTGCACGTCTATTCCCCCACCGATGACTCCGCGCTGTGCTGCGAGCCGGTGACGCACACCCCAGATGCGCCGAACCAGTCGCCGGGCGAAATGATCGTGCTGCCGCCGGGATGCACCGCCAGCGTCGAAATGGAAATTTCCGCGATGGCTGCCTGA
- a CDS encoding sialate O-acetylesterase, translating to MSLRAGLWAIGVLLFASTPAVAEPELAPVWSDGAVIQRDRDVTVQGYASPGAQIIGTLGEDRADARADAEGVFVLRFPARPASAEPVALSVTDASGTVDVSDLLVGDVYLCSGQSNMAFTVAAGLNGYNNIQASNDPLLRMLTVPLTTSAVPTRDFGGEVAWQSASPETTGGFSAACYYMLRDLRAELGIPMGAIHSSWGGSQIRAWLTPAGGAALYGEEAMGLLSSYADDPLTAVAAFAPEWQDWYREASSGSTPWSEPDSLDWQSVPQIGPWTAWGEGAPPPVGNVWFRRTIELTAAQAAAGAVLNIGIIDDLDGTFVNGHPVGISHGWSTEREYTVPARFLRAGANEIVFAASNSWGAGGMQSGADRLSLTVAGERIALGEGWRHAASPVTQMPPRAPWDANAGIGVMHNRMVAPIGQLSLAGAAWYQGESDVGIPGYGDRLRELFAGWRAQFGPDIRMLVVQLANYGEPSSVPVASGWAELREVERQAVLADPNAAIVTAIDLGEWSDIHPTNKVLLGQRLALAALGEALPQPVSAERIDGYVRVDFSGVEGALESWSGPPLAFELCGETQESCRFAAGFVRGNAVLLPLDDLPVTRVRHGWADAPVVNTFDARNIALPGFELAVSE from the coding sequence ATGAGCCTGCGGGCGGGCCTGTGGGCCATAGGTGTGTTGCTATTTGCCAGCACCCCCGCCGTTGCCGAGCCCGAACTCGCCCCGGTGTGGAGCGACGGCGCGGTGATCCAGCGCGACCGGGACGTGACCGTGCAGGGCTACGCTTCGCCGGGTGCGCAGATCATCGGCACGCTGGGCGAGGATCGCGCGGATGCTCGCGCAGATGCCGAGGGCGTGTTCGTCCTGCGATTCCCGGCCCGCCCCGCCAGTGCCGAACCCGTGGCGCTCAGCGTCACCGACGCCAGCGGCACTGTGGATGTGTCGGATCTACTCGTCGGCGATGTCTATCTGTGCTCCGGCCAGTCGAACATGGCCTTCACCGTCGCCGCTGGTCTCAACGGCTACAACAATATCCAGGCCAGCAACGATCCGCTGTTGCGGATGCTGACCGTGCCGCTCACCACCTCCGCCGTGCCCACGCGCGACTTCGGCGGCGAAGTGGCGTGGCAATCGGCTTCGCCTGAAACTACCGGAGGGTTCTCCGCCGCCTGCTATTACATGCTGCGTGATCTGCGCGCCGAACTCGGCATTCCGATGGGCGCGATCCATTCGAGCTGGGGCGGCTCGCAGATCCGCGCCTGGCTGACCCCTGCGGGCGGCGCGGCGCTCTATGGCGAGGAGGCGATGGGGCTGCTTTCGAGCTACGCCGACGATCCTTTGACTGCGGTCGCCGCTTTCGCGCCCGAGTGGCAGGACTGGTATCGCGAAGCCAGCAGCGGCAGCACGCCGTGGAGCGAGCCCGACAGCCTCGACTGGCAGTCTGTCCCGCAAATCGGCCCTTGGACCGCATGGGGCGAGGGCGCACCGCCGCCGGTCGGCAATGTCTGGTTCCGCCGCACGATTGAACTCACCGCCGCGCAGGCGGCAGCGGGCGCTGTGCTCAATATAGGCATTATCGACGATCTCGATGGGACGTTCGTCAACGGCCATCCGGTCGGCATCAGCCATGGCTGGAGCACCGAGCGGGAGTACACTGTGCCAGCCCGCTTCCTGCGCGCAGGGGCGAACGAGATCGTCTTCGCCGCTAGCAACAGCTGGGGCGCGGGCGGGATGCAGAGCGGCGCGGATCGGCTTTCGCTAACCGTGGCAGGCGAGCGCATCGCACTCGGCGAAGGGTGGCGTCACGCCGCCAGCCCGGTCACGCAGATGCCGCCGCGCGCGCCGTGGGATGCCAATGCCGGGATCGGGGTGATGCACAACCGCATGGTTGCGCCCATCGGCCAGCTCAGCCTTGCAGGCGCGGCATGGTATCAGGGCGAAAGCGACGTCGGCATTCCCGGCTACGGAGATCGACTGCGCGAGCTGTTCGCCGGATGGCGCGCGCAGTTCGGGCCCGACATACGGATGCTGGTGGTGCAACTGGCGAACTATGGCGAACCGAGCAGCGTGCCCGTCGCCAGCGGTTGGGCGGAGCTGCGCGAAGTGGAGCGGCAGGCGGTGCTCGCCGATCCGAATGCGGCGATCGTCACCGCGATCGATCTGGGCGAATGGAGCGACATCCACCCGACCAACAAGGTGCTGCTCGGCCAGCGGCTGGCACTGGCGGCGCTGGGCGAAGCACTGCCGCAACCGGTGTCTGCCGAGCGGATTGACGGCTACGTGCGGGTTGATTTCTCCGGCGTCGAAGGCGCGCTCGAAAGCTGGAGTGGCCCTCCGCTGGCTTTCGAACTGTGCGGCGAAACACAGGAAAGCTGCCGCTTTGCCGCCGGCTTTGTTCGTGGCAACGCAGTGCTGCTCCCGCTCGACGATCTGCCCGTCACCCGCGTTCGCCATGGCTGGGCCGATGCCCCGGTGGTCAACACCTTCGACGCCCGCAACATCGCCCTACCGGGATTCGAGCTGGCGGTTAGCGAATGA
- a CDS encoding SMP-30/gluconolactonase/LRE family protein, translated as MEIRPEVRSLLQAQSRLGEGVFWDAERDVVWFVDIKGHHLWHYDPVTGSNARAEAPGQIGWGLPAEGGLLLCGLQDGLYTFDPATQLFERLMEVPGEPAHNRLNDACTDPWGRVWFGSMDDSENAASGRFYVFDRGEIRAAGPSGITITNGPAISPQGDRIYFTDTSSQKIMVADLTRDGVGEARPFVDTATHFPNAYPDGPIVDAEDHVWTGLYLGARVARFSPDGELVGTWVMPARDITKMALGGADLRTAFVTTATKNMEPGDYAEFPASGDLLAFEAPVAGVPQARVKLG; from the coding sequence ATGGAGATAAGGCCAGAAGTTCGTTCGCTGCTGCAGGCGCAGAGCCGCCTTGGCGAAGGCGTGTTCTGGGACGCGGAGCGCGACGTGGTCTGGTTCGTCGATATCAAGGGCCATCACCTGTGGCACTACGATCCGGTGACCGGCAGCAATGCCCGCGCCGAGGCGCCCGGCCAGATCGGCTGGGGCTTGCCTGCCGAAGGTGGCCTGCTGCTGTGCGGCTTGCAGGACGGGCTCTATACCTTCGATCCCGCAACGCAGCTTTTCGAACGGCTGATGGAGGTGCCGGGCGAACCCGCGCACAACCGCTTGAACGATGCCTGCACCGATCCGTGGGGGCGGGTATGGTTCGGATCGATGGACGATAGCGAGAACGCGGCTTCGGGCCGGTTCTACGTGTTCGATCGCGGCGAGATTCGCGCGGCCGGGCCATCGGGCATCACCATCACAAATGGCCCTGCGATCAGTCCGCAGGGGGACCGGATCTATTTCACCGACACCAGTTCGCAGAAGATCATGGTGGCGGACCTGACCCGTGACGGGGTGGGCGAAGCGCGGCCCTTCGTCGATACCGCGACGCATTTCCCCAATGCCTATCCCGATGGGCCGATCGTCGATGCCGAGGATCACGTGTGGACCGGGCTCTATCTCGGCGCGCGGGTGGCGCGGTTCAGCCCCGACGGCGAACTGGTGGGCACATGGGTCATGCCCGCGCGCGACATCACCAAGATGGCGCTGGGCGGCGCTGACCTGCGCACGGCTTTTGTCACTACGGCGACCAAGAACATGGAGCCGGGCGATTACGCTGAATTCCCGGCATCGGGCGATCTGCTGGCTTTCGAAGCGCCGGTGGCGGGAGTGCCGCAGGCGCGGGTGAAACTGGGATGA